TCCAATAATCCGACACCTATAGGTGGAAGTATTCTGGAATCTCAGAAGAcggagcaacttttttttttttttttttgggtgtctatATCCAGAAatccttaaagcggttgtccaggaCTAGAAGAACATGGCCGCTTTCCTACAAAAACAGCTCAGAGCCTGTCCCTGGGTTgtgctggtattgcagctctgcaccATTGAAGTAAAGGTGCGGTGCCGTTTTTGGAAGAAGGCAGCCATCTTTTTTCTAGTCCTGGACCACCGCTTTATTTTTCTCACTTCAATAAACTTTATTTGTTATTCACACTAATACATGATCTGTCAAAACCATAGTAAATGATTAGTACGGACGGATTTAGGGTCACGTCACAACCGTTCAATAGTCTGATAACGAAGCTCCATAATAATGAACAATGGAGACGGGGCGTGAATTTTACTTTTTTCCAGGTAGATCACCTGTGGACTTCAGTCAGTTACCTGGGCGCCAGCACCAGCCTCCATTAATGATTAATGCTCTGAGGTCAGGAGCATCTTCAGGACtggagggagatctctggatctaggaaagaggaggtggagaaggatgTCTCAGGAAGTGGGGAGCGGCCGCCCACAAAACATGGAGGACTGAGAAGAATAACAGGGAAGAAGACGGGAGCTCGCCATGGTGAAGGCGTCCAACTGTTCCTTGGATGGGGGGAATTTCCCCCTGTCCTCAGAGTTCTTCCAAGGTAATATGGCTCTTATACAGTGGCCTATAGACTGACACCCAATAGGGCGCTCATACTTCTAAATATTGGGCCGAGCATGTCTGGTTTATTCTGCTCCAATCGATCTGATAGTCCGACGCTTCTTTCCTGCGCACAATTTACGGATAGTTTGGTTTCCCTTATGTCGTTTTATTGATGCTGCCATCTTCAGTGGGTGACATGTCGGACGACGACAGAGATGGCAGACCTTCTTCTAACGTCTATGTCTAgctttagacctcatgcacacgaccgtatgtgttttgcagcccgcaaaaaaaaacaatgacgTCTGTGTggcatttcgtttttttttttacggatccattgtaacaatgcctatccttgtccgcaaaacggacaagaatagaacattttctatctttttggCGGGGCTActcaacggacatacggatgcggatagaacgcggtgtgctgtctgcatttcattcggacccattgaaatgaatgggttcacatcctatccgcaaaaaaaaactgaacggacacggaaaatacattcgtgtgcataaggccttggtGTGTCACCTGCCCGACCCTAATCTCAGgagggtgcccccccccccccatataccccCATGAGTGTTTCTGTGTGTCATTAGTGATAAAGAAGGACCTGTGGATATTCCTCATCCCCGTACTGGTCGGGTTCGTTCAGCTGGCTTTATTCCTGGAGGAGATGGGATTTTTCCTGCGGAATATTCGGAGCACGCGGAGGACCTGCCTGTACCTGTGGATTCTGGGAGTATATCCGGTGAGTTAACTATGCCGTATGATGGGAAGGGGGTACTGCATCTCCATGATGGCAGGACGATATTTCTGAGGGAACCCTTTAAATGATTTATCGGAAGTTGAGGGGGTGACGCTGGTGCATTTTATGTACTTGTGGTGCTCAGTCTGGCCGTTTATGGCTTCTCTAATATTTCCTTTTTCCTCCTGGCCAGGTGTTCTGTGTCTCCTCCATTATAGGGATGTACATCCCCCGCTCCTCTTCAATCTGTAACTTTGTGGCTTCCATGTAAGTCTCTGCTCTGGGGTAGGTGGATGAGTCTATTGTGTCTACACACATGATACCGTACACTAAGAGGGAAAGCACACGGACATTCCTGGATACCCACAGTAAACCAGCGCCCCCTAGTGCCGTGTTTTATGGTTgaattaggccccattcacatttgGTGGTCATGCAGAATTTAACCTCAGCAAGTAGAGGTTACATAATgtaaaaatctcatccacatcGTGTCCGCATTTTAAAACCAGTCTCCCACAGAAGCTCCCTACAGGTGCCACTCGTGTCCTACCCTGAGCTGATCTGCCACTACCATACCCACGGACCCGGCGTCTTCATCGCTGTTCTTCTTTGTTTTAAGATATCACTCCATTACACTCTGGAAATTCTTGGACCTGATAACCGATTTCTTTGGTGGTAAAGCAAGAATGTTAGAAGAACTGGGGGGTCAGACTGTCTCCCCGAACCCGCCaccgtgctgctgctgctgttgtttcCCCAACATTATAGTGAACAGGTGGGTACCTTATATTGATGCCCCCATGGTGGGCATCAGATGACGAAATACAGGGAAAGTTACCATTAGATTGGTTTGCAGTAATGCGGGAAGATTACAGCATCAATTATAGAGTCAATTATAGAGTCAATTTGCttttctaaaacccttttttttttttaaccctttccctgaCCTGGATGTGAATGATGCATTACATAACGATCCAGCCTGTCATTTTCCCTGTCTCAGGAGCAATCTGCGGTGGATGAATATTGCCGTGTACCAGCTGTCGGCGGTGCGGACCCTTCTGTTTTTCATGGGCCTCACTCTATGGGCTGATGAGAAGTACGACTACGGGGATGTGAGTATGAGCACGCGGTGAGCTTTGACTCCATTATCACAGCGCCTCTAGTGGCCACACGAATAACTGAACAATGGTGCTGGGGccggagtatcacacaggagctaGAAGACCCCTGTGTCATGCTTCGTCCTCTCTGGCAGTGCACTGGAGAGGGGAATGACAATTATCGTCGCCCCTGTGCAACCAAAAAGGTTTACATTCCAGGTTGAATCTAAAATTCATGTTATACTTATATGGGTACCAGGGACTGGACCAGTAAGGTCTAATGGCAGGACCTGTAGGCGATGGCCGTAATCCTAGACGTCCACTGGTCCAGGATTTCTTCAAGCCTGTCTGTTGACTTCCAGCTGGAATACACCAACCCCAACTCCTACATCAACATCATCATCACCCTGTCCACGTTCCTCTCCTTCTACGGCTATCTGCTGTTCTACAAAGCCACAAAGAAATCCTTGGAGGGTTACAGCCCGAGATCCAAGTTCATCTGCATCACTCTGGTGCTCATCTTGTGCGGAGTGCAGAACGGGATCCTGGAGACCATGGCAGCCCTGGGAGCCATTCCTTGTGTACCGCCCTTCACGGTGGAGACACGCTCACAGAGTAAGTGCCAGCCTACCTAGAAAAGGTGGGACGTCATTGGGGATATTCCTGGTGCAGAATCTACACAGAGCCACGATGAGGTAATACGGTGCCATCATAGCTCTGTGatgcactgctcatttccagtgtttacggccactgctgctgtgcATGCGCGACTAGGTGTGCTTCCAAAGTCCTGTCCACCACAGAGGCTGGccctttttcctatagtttgcaagcacggccaccactgatggattgctgagtggtcataacccctggaaaggagcagtgtataatgtgatgggaaaatgaatgaagccagcaaaggcggcaatatggagaatcacaatacgttagtaagtgccttgtattaactttttgctgaagtgagactacccctttaaaggggttctccgggttcagagctgaacccggacataccctttttttcacccagacagcccccctgaggctagcatcggagcatctcatgctccaatgcgaTCCCCTGCCCTGcgataaatcgcgcagggcacgggctcttttgttttcaataacacactgccaggcggtaacttccgcccggcagtgttcggtgacgtcaccggctctgaggggcgggctttagctctgccctagccgttttactggctagggcagagctaaatcccgcccatcagtgccggtgacgtcactggggttcctgtcagcccggtacatcaccggaactcctacAAATGccgttgccctgcgcaatttagcgcagggcaaagcagagcatcggagcataaactgctccgatgctcatgtcaggggggctgctggggtgaaaatggagggatgtccggattcagctctgaacccggacaaccccttcaagtgaTAAATGCTGGATCCTCCAGCCACAAGGAACTGTGCAGTGGTGGAACATGCACCCTGCCACTCTATTCAGTGCCCGTGGCACTGACAGAAACAGCTGAGCACTGTGCGGCCTTGCGGCTGGGTCCTCTGTTCTGCCAATCAGTGGGGTCCCTGCAGCCGGAACGCCACGGATCTAGTATTTGTCACCTATTTAGTGGCTAGGTGATAAATGCTCTGGCGAGAATACCTGTTTAACACTTAAAGGGATGTTCCACTTTCATCCTTTGTCAAACAATTTTCTTGTGAACCGTTATCTAATTACGATACATTTATCCCTGGGGAGAAAACATCTCATCAGATTTGGTAGAGGTGGTGGCTACACAATTTGAAAAAATGGTTGCCCAAGAGTGACACGGGTAGAAAACTACAGGAGATATTCaatataacactggcataatattACGACTACATGACTAATGTGAGAACACGTTCCCTCTCCGCAGCCATCTACAattattccgttaccatggagatGTTTTTCATCAGTCTCTTTGCCCGTTATTGTTTCCGGAGAGTGGAGCCGTGTACGGAAAGGGACTCTATGACCCGGGAGGAGATGCAAAACAAGTCCTCTCAGACCAACCTTGCGGACATGAGCAGCCTCTTCGAGGAGTACGGAATGGGCGTCAACGCTGGTTACATGAGCGAGGGCGACGAGACTCTCTGCCACATTGAGCACGCGCCGCTGGATAAGTACGACTTCCTGCAGGAGAGCAGCGTGGTTCTGCCCCGGCGAAGCACCGCCAAACCTCAGTCCCGGAGCACAGGTATCGAAATGAGAAGCATGAACTTGACTCCTCCAGAAACCTATGAAGTTGCAACTCCGACAACATCGGCCAAGGGTGGACTACAAGTACAAGCACAGATTAATTATATTGGTATCAATGATGCAACAGTGGTTTGACCCCGCAGGACTGAGGGCCACATGAGATTGCTGCGACTGCAACCCCTTGAGAGACAAGATGGCTCATCATAAACTGCAACGGGCAGCGCGACATTTGTAATcttaaaaggagttgtccagccttTACTAAGTAATTGCCTATCCGCAGGATCGGCGAGGGTCCAAAACCCCTCACCCAGTGAGAGCAGTGCTACATAGTTGATGGTGCTACACCCGAACACCATTATCGACaagggtgcagggtgtcggacccccgcagatcagctagtgatggcctactctgaggataggccaccacTTTAGTAAaggctggaaaatccctttaatgttgTGTGGTCACAAGTCACCATGTAGCCCTACCCTTATTCCCTGTGCAAGGTGGCACAGATATTGCGGTAAATTGGCAGTCTATGCAATGGAGCCCTCCTGGGTCATGGTTGTTACAAATTCTACTTAGACTTTAACTTAGCAGCTTCCCAGGACTCCTACATGTCAAGTCTGCTGAGTTATGCCAataaatatccccccccccccccgtaataaAGCTCAGCAGATATACtagcggccatattggttgtcacccagctttgccCGATTGACAAATtgctaagaaactgctgaatagaACTGAACACTTTGAGGATAACTCCAATGAGTTTTGTATTTTAgcgggaaatctacaagattatatCGGGCAGCTACATGACacactcctatatatatatatatatatacactccaaGTGATCATACGGGTGGATAAAACCTTGTTTATTCGTTGCAATAAAAactgtaataaataaaataattttttgttaaaaaaaagttgaagaaCAAAACCATCATCTTAAAACTTAAAATCTTTAACCCTTAAGAACAAGTCCATCAAGTGGAAAGGGACAGTTGTTGAATGGCGGCTCCCTCACAAATACTTGAGGCCTGGTCTTCACCGGAGGCTGTGGTAGCGGGCGGGTTCACGGGTGACGGTGGTCTCTCTTTAGCAAGGAGATTGTTCTTCTTCAAAAAGCAGGCCTCCTGATAGGGCGGACGGATAGGAGGTTGATTTGGGGGCACATAGCTGTATTCTTTTCCAGTATCCAGCTACGGGGAAAGAGACGAGAAGAATGTAGTCCCGGTATCATCATAGGCAGAGAGAAGTCACGAGGACGAGGTTCTTACCTGTAGAGGATAAGTCTTGTCCGAGTCATATGCACTCAGGTCTCCGCAGGCCAAGAAGGGAACGATCACACGGTTAGGACCCTCCAGCTGGTTGAAATCCATATCTAATGAGAAAAACCCGTTATAATGGTGTATAAGCTACCTGCTGGGGCTTCCAACAGTGGGAACTTAAAAATCACATTCTCAAGGTACATCCACCTACACCCACGATCCCACCAGCAGGTAATTCCAAATGGTCATGATAAGGTTATATAACCAGATCTATAAAGGTCACGTTTCTATGCTCTGGTCCGAGTCAACATGACACCTATGTATTCAGCACTCACCATAGCAGTGGTCCAGCAGAGGATTAGACATGTTGGGTATGTATCCCTCGGGTGGGCTGTATCCCTGACATACAACAAACGCCTCTGTACAGGAGAAAAGTTAACAGAATAGTGAAGCATCAGCTTATAAATGGAAACCATACTGGCTGCTACAAGCAAGTGGTTTACTTACGTAGGGGCCCATACAGTTCTAATAGATGTCTATTAGTCAGTCAAGAAGCCTCAATACACCGGCCAAGCGCGGGGCTTTTCTGCTCTGCATAATAGTGCACCAGGCCCTCCTTTTATCACATACATATATCCTAAAGGCCCCCCATAGATATTAAAGTCATTTTCCAGTAtgtagatactgatgatctatcctcaagatagatcaTCCATATAAggactcattcacacaaccgtatcagttttttgcggtccacaaatcgcagatccacaaaaaaaacggatactggccgtgtgccttctgcatgtTGCCAATTAGATTGTCTTTCTCctgtgtagaaatgcctattctagtctgcaattacggacaagaataggacatgttctatcttttctgtggggccacggaacggaagtatggATGCGGACAGGACTCAGTGTGCTTTCCCGCAttatttgcggccccactgaaatgaatgggtccgcacccgttccgcaaggaCAGAAATAtaaggtcgtgtgaatggaccttagaaaagcggggggggggggtttcctgCAAAAACTATAATCACTGTTGAGAATTAGACGcttaaatgaaaacaaaaaaactttatttaataaatattttaaaaggGCAGGTACTACCCGCAAGTAACTAACGCCAACCAAAGGGttaattaattaaaaaattaCCCAAATTAGTGTGGACACTTAACCCTCCAAGTCATCATCACCCCTAAGCCTGATGGGTGTTATTGCAGAACCAAGGAAAGGGTCAGAGGGGGGAAAGCGATTCCCTTGTGTCCACAACTAATGAATCACAGGGGTGCAGCCGCTCCTAGTCCCTCAATCACCAgccttaagggccctttacatgggccgagaACGGCACAGATTATTGCCAACGAGCATAGTACGCAAAAGAGATTGtttaccggcagcagatcatgtcgTGTAAACACGATCTCCTGCCGGCAAACGACGAGTCCTTATGGGGAAGAGTgacggcattagcgatcgctcctccccatactctggaggagattggtggatgtaaatgcagcggtctcctccactagcgatcagcagattgtcgggaagtaacgcttccttcccgacaatctgctgtaataatgttctgtgtaaagggacctttaactGCGAGTCGTGCAGGTCCAGTTATACCACAGGGCACAGAGACGATCGCCTCCTCGTTCCTGTGTTGGGGTGCAGTTTCCAGTAATTGATTAACCCCCCCCCCGCCAACTGATGTGCAGGGTTGCTATTGTCGCTCGTCTATCTCAAAGTCAATCCATTTTATCTGTGATGCTCACTCTATCTACATGGCTCTACGCTTTTCTGCACTAAGACTGTGTATCATCAGGAGCCCctgagcttaggctactttcacacttgcggcacgaacctccggcaggctgttccgtcgggtgaacagcctgtcggatccgccctgccgctagtgAATGTGTGCCCCCAGTCTGCCGctttgtccctattgactataatgggggcgggggcacgGCATCGCGcggcgagaggctgccagaataaatgtcgtagttttattccagcagcctctcgccgtgcgctcccgtgcctccgcccccattatagtcaggacggatccgacaggctgttcacccgacggaacagtctgcccgaggtccgtgccgctagtgtgaaagtagcccaagataGTAATAAATTCACAAAGCAACATTGCGCTCGCCACTTAACATGTTCAGTGCCAGCACCTCCGGTACTATTGTGGCTGTAAGGCGGCCACCGGAACCGAATCCTTTTATGGGGTGAAGTCCCGCCAATCCTCAGGACCGAACCCACGATACAGCGAACCATAGGGAGAGGGGAGAATCCATCAGGTCACTCCCCTCCCACATGAATCGCCGTGCCCATCATCGTGCAGGTCCAGTACAGAGTATGCAACTCCTCATGTTAATGCAGGGACTAGAAGCTGCAAAAACTATACTATATCAAGGACGTGCTGGAAGCGTAAGGCtccgtccactgtatagtttccagctCCGGAGTAGTGAAGCTCAGTtctcattcatttgaatggcagatgagctgcagtaccccagcacaGCTACTACACATCGGACAAAACCTACAGCTCCGTCCACTGTAGGACATCTGCTGCTACCAGTTGATGGTGGGGATCCCGGTGCCAgctccccaccaatctgatattgatgacccatcctgaggacagaTCATCATAATCTACTTACTGGAAAATTGGTACGGGAGCCTTTAAGCTATATGTATGTAATAAAGGGAGGGTCTGGCTGAAGACCACCTATTATTATCTAGAGCAGAGGGTCACTTCTGTTTCTACATGACTGCTCTGTATTCAGTGCTGCAGCCCGTGTGGTAGCAGATCACCTGCAGAGTTATAGCGGCTTCTTATTACAGTACATGTGGCGGTGATCTCCATTTGTTATAAAATCCTCAGATTTCTGTGCATGTCCCTCCCCTGAATGACGGCTTCCCCAGCATAAACACGTGGCTTACCTATGCTGGAATTCCGGCTGCTACGAGGCTTGGCGCATGTAACTTCGCGGAAAAAGATCTTGAGCTGGGAGTAAAGGAGCGTGACGTCTTTTCCACGAAAAATCTAAAAACAGGATATTAAATCCACGATTTTCTCAGGAAGGGACGAGAGATCGGAGTTAACAGGTTACCCACCTTAGCCACCAATGTGCCCCCTGCTCTCAGAACATGGGTTGTGATGTTTAAAGCCTGTGAGAAAATCGGATACGGCATTATTACAATTGGAGCGTTCTGAACAGAaatcataacccccccccccaataatactGCATAACTCGGCCAAAATACCATTCAGCATAATGGAAAAGCTGGATAACAACTTGTGTTCTTATTGGTTGTCGTCCAccttgttgtgctttttcataagtgtaaacagttatatctacttattttagttataatgggtattcattgcctttaagagcaatgttgatttatattcactattttgtatggattttcatgtaggccgaAGTAAGTCCATGCGAAGATTACTGCGCCGTTCAAAGAGCTAGTGTTATTCTAACAATCTATTATACATTTAGACAGTTAGAAGATACACGGCACCTGCAGATGTAGAGGCTTCATTGCATTTGTTATCTGgacatgaattccacagtgtgagaaatgtctagatgttcctcaaagtatacatt
The Bufo bufo chromosome 8, aBufBuf1.1, whole genome shotgun sequence genome window above contains:
- the LOC121009203 gene encoding organic solute transporter subunit alpha-like; translation: MVKASNCSLDGGNFPLSSEFFQVIKKDLWIFLIPVLVGFVQLALFLEEMGFFLRNIRSTRRTCLYLWILGVYPVFCVSSIIGMYIPRSSSICNFVASIYHSITLWKFLDLITDFFGGKARMLEELGGQTVSPNPPPCCCCCCFPNIIVNRSNLRWMNIAVYQLSAVRTLLFFMGLTLWADEKYDYGDLEYTNPNSYINIIITLSTFLSFYGYLLFYKATKKSLEGYSPRSKFICITLVLILCGVQNGILETMAALGAIPCVPPFTVETRSQTIYNYSVTMEMFFISLFARYCFRRVEPCTERDSMTREEMQNKSSQTNLADMSSLFEEYGMGVNAGYMSEGDETLCHIEHAPLDKYDFLQESSVVLPRRSTAKPQSRSTGIEMRSMNLTPPETYEVATPTTSAKGGLQVQAQINYIGINDATVV
- the FTSJ1 gene encoding putative tRNA (cytidine(32)/guanosine(34)-2'-O)-methyltransferase, with the translated sequence MGRSSKDKRDIYYRLAKEEGWRARSAFKLLQLDEEYQLFQGVQRAVDLCAAPGSWSQVLSRKLRSSNETSEVKIVAVDLQAMAPLPGVIQIQGDITKVSTAHEIIRHFEGQPADLVVCDGAPDVTGLHDIDEYIQAQLLLAALNITTHVLRAGGTLVAKIFRGKDVTLLYSQLKIFFREVTCAKPRSSRNSSIEAFVVCQGYSPPEGYIPNMSNPLLDHCYDMDFNQLEGPNRVIVPFLACGDLSAYDSDKTYPLQLDTGKEYSYVPPNQPPIRPPYQEACFLKKNNLLAKERPPSPVNPPATTASGEDQASSICEGAAIQQLSLST